One Granulicella sp. 5B5 DNA window includes the following coding sequences:
- a CDS encoding MFS transporter, with protein MDETEQQDQPKLSPTTALSPTVAWQSRDFRFYSAARVLGIMGAEAQAVGVAWQVYQITHSALALGNTGLALFLPGLFFVLPAGHVADRYDRRAIIITCYSLQAVATSLLLWLALHHSTNIWLVYAILFLIGTGRCFSGPAASALVPTLVPEAHFVNAVTWGATVYQVANATGPMIGGLLFTVAIGKLFGGRLAMLNGAPLVYCFTLICLTCFLAFISVVRPRGAGAPKAFTVKTMLAGLQYVASTRLLLGSISLDLFAVLLGGAVSLMPIFASQILHSGASGLGLLRAMPSIGALVVSMTLLLLPIRRRAGRTMLSCVAVFGAATVVFGLSRNIWLSCVALLVIGASDMASVVVRSSILQLATPNEMRGRVSSVNWLFIGASNELGEYESGLTAHWWGAVRAVVIGGIASLTVTGLWSVFFPALRQADELTAESLVEVESRFTSMEPID; from the coding sequence ATGGACGAGACAGAGCAGCAGGACCAGCCGAAGCTGAGTCCGACAACAGCCCTGAGCCCGACAGTTGCGTGGCAGTCGCGCGATTTTCGTTTCTACTCCGCGGCCCGGGTGCTGGGCATCATGGGAGCCGAGGCGCAGGCCGTGGGCGTTGCATGGCAGGTGTACCAGATCACGCACTCCGCGCTGGCGCTGGGCAACACGGGCCTGGCGCTGTTTCTACCAGGGTTGTTCTTCGTGCTGCCGGCGGGGCATGTGGCAGACCGTTACGACAGGCGCGCCATCATCATCACCTGCTACAGCCTGCAGGCTGTGGCGACTTCGCTGCTGCTGTGGCTGGCGCTGCACCACTCCACCAACATCTGGCTCGTGTACGCGATTCTGTTCCTGATCGGCACGGGACGCTGCTTCAGCGGGCCGGCTGCGAGCGCGCTGGTTCCGACTCTGGTGCCCGAGGCGCACTTTGTGAACGCCGTGACCTGGGGCGCTACCGTGTACCAGGTGGCCAATGCTACCGGGCCGATGATTGGTGGGCTGCTGTTCACTGTCGCTATCGGCAAGCTGTTTGGTGGTCGGCTGGCGATGCTAAACGGTGCGCCGCTGGTGTACTGCTTTACGCTGATCTGCCTGACGTGCTTTCTGGCCTTCATCAGCGTGGTACGGCCGCGCGGTGCAGGAGCACCGAAGGCGTTCACGGTGAAGACGATGCTCGCCGGGTTGCAGTATGTGGCGAGCACGCGGCTGCTGCTGGGCTCCATCTCGCTCGATCTGTTTGCCGTACTGCTGGGTGGCGCGGTGAGCCTGATGCCGATCTTTGCTTCGCAGATTCTGCACTCGGGCGCCAGCGGGCTAGGGCTGCTGCGTGCGATGCCGAGCATTGGGGCGCTGGTCGTCAGCATGACGCTGCTGCTGCTGCCGATCAGGCGGCGTGCCGGGCGGACGATGCTGAGCTGTGTCGCCGTGTTTGGCGCGGCCACGGTGGTCTTCGGGCTGAGCCGGAACATCTGGTTGAGCTGCGTGGCGCTGCTGGTGATCGGGGCGTCCGACATGGCCAGCGTGGTGGTGCGGTCGAGCATTCTGCAGCTTGCTACGCCGAACGAGATGCGCGGGCGGGTGAGCAGCGTGAACTGGCTGTTCATCGGCGCCAGCAACGAGCTGGGCGAGTATGAGAGCGGCCTGACTGCCCACTGGTGGGGCGCAGTGCGGGCGGTGGTGATCGGCGGCATAGCCAGCCTGACGGTGACGGGGCTGTGGAGCGTGTTCTTCCCGGCACTTCGGCAGGCCGATGAGCTGACCGCGGAGAGCCTGGTTGAGGTGGAGAGCCGGTTCACAAGCATGGAGCCGATCGACTAG
- the murQ gene encoding N-acetylmuramic acid 6-phosphate etherase, which yields MEKMETTEQLGALLTETRNPASANLDQLSTLEMLTLINAEDAKVAAAVHAELPAIAKAVDAIAARFKLGGRLFYTGAGTSGRLGVLDASECPPTFSVDADLVQGLIAGGDSALRLSSEHSEDSRGEGARDLAAADFKALDTLVGIAASGRTPYVLGAVEYAKSLGALTIGLSCVPGSALANATEIAITPVTGPEVLTGSTRMKAGTATKLVLNMLSTGVMVRTGATYGNLMVNVRPTNAKLVDRAHRIIMATTGCDLATATALLTASGESVKTAIVMQKLSLDCTAAEARLAAAQGSLAAALG from the coding sequence ATGGAGAAGATGGAAACCACAGAACAGCTCGGCGCTCTGCTCACCGAGACCCGCAACCCAGCCTCCGCGAATCTCGACCAGCTCTCCACGCTGGAGATGCTCACTCTCATAAACGCCGAGGACGCCAAGGTTGCAGCAGCCGTCCATGCCGAACTGCCTGCGATTGCCAAAGCCGTGGATGCAATCGCCGCACGCTTCAAGCTGGGCGGACGCCTCTTCTACACCGGCGCTGGCACCAGCGGCCGTCTCGGCGTGCTCGACGCCAGCGAGTGCCCACCCACGTTCTCCGTGGATGCGGATCTCGTACAGGGCCTCATCGCCGGTGGTGACAGCGCGCTAAGGCTCTCCAGCGAGCACTCCGAGGACAGCCGCGGCGAGGGCGCGCGCGACCTCGCCGCGGCAGACTTCAAGGCCCTCGATACCCTGGTCGGCATCGCCGCCAGCGGCCGGACACCCTACGTTCTCGGCGCCGTCGAATACGCAAAGTCGCTCGGTGCGCTGACGATCGGTCTGAGTTGCGTGCCCGGCTCAGCGCTGGCGAACGCCACGGAGATCGCCATCACGCCAGTGACAGGCCCCGAAGTCCTCACCGGCTCCACGCGCATGAAGGCAGGTACCGCCACCAAGCTGGTGCTCAACATGCTCTCCACTGGCGTGATGGTCCGCACCGGCGCGACCTACGGCAACCTGATGGTGAACGTGCGTCCCACCAATGCCAAGCTGGTGGACCGCGCGCACCGCATCATCATGGCCACCACCGGTTGTGACCTTGCCACCGCAACGGCGCTGCTCACCGCCTCCGGCGAGAGCGTGAAGACGGCCATCGTGATGCAGAAGTTGTCGCTTGACTGCACAGCCGCTGAAGCCCGGCTCGCAGCGGCGCAGGGTTCGCTTGCAGCGGCACTCGGCTAG
- the ruvB gene encoding Holliday junction branch migration DNA helicase RuvB — protein MDFEQKRKLGTAATLRKSAEAERLVSAGQIEDDDAVELKLRPRHLAEFIGQTKAKEQLAIALEAARSRGEALDHVLLFGPPGLGKTTLATIIANELGVGFQQTSGPALQVQGDMAAILTNLKAKQVLFLDEIHRLQPVMEEKLYTALEDYQLDIMIGTGPSARTHVMRIDPFTFVAATTRPGLLSSPLRSRFGIMLRLEFYTDDELRFVVERSAEVLGVPIDRDGAAEIAMRSRGTPRIANRLLRRVRDYAEVRASGQIDRATAIAALQMLEVDAHGFDELDRRLLRTIIEKYDGGPVGLNTLAAALAEEQDALEEVYEPFLIQIGFLDRTPRGRVATRLAYEHLGIEMPRKPTLFG, from the coding sequence ATGGACTTTGAGCAAAAGCGTAAATTGGGCACAGCAGCCACCCTCCGAAAGAGCGCGGAAGCGGAACGGCTGGTCTCAGCCGGCCAGATCGAGGACGACGACGCAGTCGAATTGAAGCTCCGCCCACGGCACCTGGCAGAATTCATCGGGCAGACCAAGGCCAAGGAGCAACTGGCGATCGCCCTCGAAGCAGCGAGGTCCCGAGGCGAAGCTCTGGATCATGTCCTGCTCTTCGGTCCTCCGGGACTCGGCAAGACGACCCTGGCAACAATCATCGCTAACGAACTGGGGGTCGGTTTTCAGCAGACCAGTGGACCGGCCCTGCAGGTACAGGGCGACATGGCGGCGATCCTGACCAACCTGAAGGCAAAGCAGGTCTTGTTTCTCGACGAGATCCATCGACTGCAGCCCGTGATGGAAGAGAAGCTCTACACCGCGCTGGAGGACTACCAGCTGGACATCATGATCGGGACCGGCCCGAGCGCGCGTACGCATGTGATGCGGATCGATCCGTTCACGTTTGTGGCGGCGACTACGCGGCCCGGGCTGCTGAGTTCGCCTCTACGCAGCCGCTTCGGGATTATGCTGCGGCTGGAGTTCTACACCGACGACGAACTGCGGTTCGTGGTGGAGCGCTCGGCCGAGGTACTGGGCGTACCAATCGACCGTGACGGCGCTGCAGAGATCGCGATGCGGTCGCGTGGAACACCCCGCATCGCCAACCGGCTGCTACGCCGGGTGCGTGATTACGCCGAAGTACGCGCTTCAGGCCAGATCGACCGCGCGACTGCCATAGCGGCGCTGCAGATGCTGGAGGTCGATGCGCACGGCTTCGACGAGCTCGACCGCCGGTTGTTGCGGACGATCATCGAGAAGTATGACGGTGGCCCGGTTGGATTGAATACACTGGCCGCCGCGCTGGCCGAGGAGCAGGACGCGCTCGAAGAGGTCTACGAGCCATTCCTGATCCAGATCGGCTTCTTGGACCGCACACCGCGCGGCCGGGTTGCCACGCGGCTTGCGTACGAACATCTGGGCATCGAGATGCCGCGCAAGCCGACGCTCTTTGGCTAG